The SAR202 cluster bacterium DNA window AAGCAACAAATCTGCTAAGCTTATATATAATTCTATCCCTATAATAAAAGGAGCAATCGAGTTAGTTAAAGAAAATACTCCTGGTGGAACAGTAAGTAATAAACAATCACTTGAAGAACATATAATCTTTGATGAATCTATACATAATGATGAACAAATCTTATTATATGATGCCCAAACTTCAGGAGGATTACTTATAAGCGTTTCATCTAATAAAGCAGAACAACTGATTTTAGAAATGGTAAATTATAATATAGACGCTAAAATAATCGGTGAAGTAATAGATAAGGATACAAAATCTTCAAAGATAATTGTGGGTTAAAATGAAAAAAATACACGTTCAAATTGAAATTATAGATGAAATGATCAAACATTCAATAGAAGAAAACCCTAACGAATGCTGCGGACTAATCGGAATTAACTCCAATCAAGCACAAAATGTTTTTAAAATGACTAATATTGATAAAAGTCCATATCGATACAGAATGGATCCCAAAGAACTATTAGACACACTAACCGAAATCGAAACTGACAGTGGTAAATTATATGCTATTTACCACTCCCATACACATTCAGAAGCATATCCATCAGCAACTGACGTACGTATAGCAACATGGCCTGATGGTACATCTGTATGGCCTGAAGTCTACTACTTTCTTGTTACTCTACAAGATATTACTAATCCAAATGTTAGAGCATTTGAAATAAATGATGGGGAAATATCAGAAGTTGATATAATTAAGAAGTAGTTGCTAATTGAATTATTTTATTTGCTAATTCTTCTGTAGTTACAATCTGCTCTTCTTCTTTCCCTATATCTGCAGTTCTATATCCTTGTGCTAATACTGCATCAACAGCATCTTCGATCTTTCTCGCTTCCTCGGGAAGACCTAAAGAATACCTCAATAATAGTGCAACACTCAAAATTGTTGCAATTGGATTAGCTTTTCCTTGTCCTGCAATATCTGGAGCAGTGCCATGAATTGGTTCGTATAATCCTTTTGCTTTTATTGACCCATCTGCTGAAGGTATACCTGACAAGCTCGCAGAAGGCAGCATCCCGAGAGATCCAGCTAGGACTGAGCCTTCGTCAGATAATATGTCTCCAAAAGTATTTTCCATTACCATCACATCAAATTGACGAGGGTTTTGAATTAATTGCATAGTACAACTATCTACAAGTTGGTGTTCTAATTTTACGTCTGGGTATTCAGCACTAAGTTCAATAGCTATTTGACGCCATAATCTTGAACTTTCTAAAACATTTGCTTTATCAACAGAGGTTAATTTTTTATTTCGTCCTCTTGCTAACTCAAAACCTACTCGTAATATCCGCGTGATTTCCTTTTCAGTATATTTAAGTGTATCTACAGCTACTCTACCTCTTGAATTAGTCCATTGTTTTTTCGGTTTTCCAAAATATAGACCTCCAGTTAGTTCTCGAATCATTATCAAATCTATATCATCAACGAGTTCTGATTTTAAAGGTATAGAATCTTTCAAAAAAGAATATGATTTAACAGGTCTTATATTTGCGTAAACTCCAAGAGCTTTTCTAATAGCTAAAAGTCCATCTTCTGGTCTCACTTTTGCGGTGGGATCGTCCCATTTTGGCCCACCAACTGCTCCAAACAAGATAGCATCAGCTTTGCTACTTTTTTCCGCAGTTTCTGGTTTTAGGGCCACACCATAACTATCTATTGCAGCACCACCAATTATATCCTGTTCAAAGTTAAATGTATGACCGGATTTCTTTGATATTGCATCAAGTAATTTGACACCTTGTTCGACGACTTCTGGGCCAATTCCATCGCCAGGTAATACCATAACATCGAATTTCACGTAGTTCTCCTTTAAAATAATTATAGAAATTTGTATGTAAATTTATACCGTATATTGTAGATTAATGCTAGTGGAATATTCGCCTTCAAAATCGTTACACTGCAGCATTATATATACTTGTTCATCTTTATTAAAATCA harbors:
- a CDS encoding M67 family metallopeptidase, which produces MKKIHVQIEIIDEMIKHSIEENPNECCGLIGINSNQAQNVFKMTNIDKSPYRYRMDPKELLDTLTEIETDSGKLYAIYHSHTHSEAYPSATDVRIATWPDGTSVWPEVYYFLVTLQDITNPNVRAFEINDGEISEVDIIKK
- the leuB gene encoding 3-isopropylmalate dehydrogenase, whose product is MKFDVMVLPGDGIGPEVVEQGVKLLDAISKKSGHTFNFEQDIIGGAAIDSYGVALKPETAEKSSKADAILFGAVGGPKWDDPTAKVRPEDGLLAIRKALGVYANIRPVKSYSFLKDSIPLKSELVDDIDLIMIRELTGGLYFGKPKKQWTNSRGRVAVDTLKYTEKEITRILRVGFELARGRNKKLTSVDKANVLESSRLWRQIAIELSAEYPDVKLEHQLVDSCTMQLIQNPRQFDVMVMENTFGDILSDEGSVLAGSLGMLPSASLSGIPSADGSIKAKGLYEPIHGTAPDIAGQGKANPIATILSVALLLRYSLGLPEEARKIEDAVDAVLAQGYRTADIGKEEEQIVTTEELANKIIQLATTS